The DNA window GACCAGGGAGATGGTCATCACTCCCGCGCGGCGGAGCGCGTTGACGATGAACTGCTCGGTGTGGTCCGTGTGGGGCGCGTTCTTGAAGGCGGCGACCGTCACGTGTTCGATGGCCGCGCTGTCAGCGGGGGCTTCGGGCCGGAGCGTCACGGGCATCACGTTCCTCGAGGGTGGGGCTTGGGGGATTGCTCGCCCACCATACGCCGAGTCGTGTCGGCATCGATGAGCGTGCGCAAGGTGCTGAACAGCGGATGGCTGTCGGTGTACTTGCGGCCATAGGCCAGGTTGAAGGCGTAGTCGAAGTCGGCGGGGTTCCTGCCCTGGGTGTGCTGGAGAATCGTCTCCAGCTTGTCGAGCGCCTTCACGGCCTGGGCCTCGGGGGACGCGGCCTGCTCGTATTCGTCCCACAGGGAGAGGATGCGCTCGCGCAGCGGCGTGTCGAGCATCCGCGTCAACTGTCGCAGGTCTTCGCGCTCTCTTGCGCCCTTGTCGGGGTGGGCGCCCTGGTGGATGGCGGGGATGTCGCCGTGGATGGCTTCGCCCAGGTCGTGGACGACGCACATCTGGAGGAGCTTGAGCGGGTCCAGTCCAGGCAGTGAGTCGCCGAACACGAGCGCCATCAAGCACAGCCGCCAGGTGTGCTCGGCGGTGCTCTCCGGTCGGCCAGAGGAGGTGTGGCCACTTCGGAGGACATCCTTGAGCTTCTCCGCCTCACGGAGGAACGCGAGGCGACTCTGGAGGGTCTCGGTGTGCATGACAGGGTCCTTGCGGGTCACTGTCGAGCCTGGACAACCCGCTGCCCGGAGTCCACGCATGAAATATGCGCGAGGTTCAGCCTTGTGTAGCGTCATGGATGAGTCCTCGTCGAGGTCGGGGCCTCAGAGTGTCTCAACGAGGCGGGCCGCGGTGCCATCGGAGAGTGTCATCCGCGTCCAGCGGCACAGGCTGGCGCGGATGGGGATGATGGGGGAGGTGTTCGTGCCGCTGGGGAACTCCACGGAGGACGGCGCGAGTGTCTCGCGCCAGCCGAGCGTGTCGAGCGCCGACTCCTTGAGGGCAATCTCGGCGGTGGAGTAGCGCCAGAGAGAGCGCCCCAGCAACTCGGAGAGAGGCACCGTGAACTCAGCGGCACGCGAGGGCGAGCACGCGAGCAGGCGGTGGGTCAGGTCGCAGATGAGATGCACGGGACGAGGGCTCTCGTTGACGAGCCGGGCGAGGGCGTGGTCCGCCGCCGCGTCCAGACGGGCGGCCAGCAGGGACTCGACGCGTGTGCGTTCCGTGGGCTCCATGGCCTGTGTGCCGGCCTCCCAGCGGGAGATGGTGGACTGATTGACGCCGAAGAGCTCCGCGGCGTGGGACTGCTTGATGTGATGCAGCAGCCGCCAGCGCCGGAGGGCGATTCCGAGGGAAGGCTGCGGTAGGGTCTCGGTCATGGCGCGAGGTGAGGGTGGACGGGGCAGCCAGAGGTAACGAGGGTGCGAGGATGATGCAGGGTGAAGGTTCCCGTCCCAGGCCCACCCTTCGGGTCGAGCACCTTCCCACGCGCCGGGACTCCGTTGCGCCCCACGATGACGCGGGCTGTGGGCAACTTGGGGGACACTTCATCCGAGGTCTCAGGCTCGTGGCGCACCTCGGGCTGATGGTGTTCGCGGGATGGGTCGCGTGTATCCCGACAGTGGAGACAGAGCCGTCGCAGGCAGTGCATCGCATCGTGCAAGGCACTGATGCACCGGACGATGTGGCAACCGTCGCGCTGCTTGCCCGGAGGAC is part of the Myxococcus landrumus genome and encodes:
- a CDS encoding HD domain-containing protein, which translates into the protein MHTETLQSRLAFLREAEKLKDVLRSGHTSSGRPESTAEHTWRLCLMALVFGDSLPGLDPLKLLQMCVVHDLGEAIHGDIPAIHQGAHPDKGAREREDLRQLTRMLDTPLRERILSLWDEYEQAASPEAQAVKALDKLETILQHTQGRNPADFDYAFNLAYGRKYTDSHPLFSTLRTLIDADTTRRMVGEQSPKPHPRGT
- a CDS encoding helix-turn-helix domain-containing protein, translated to MTETLPQPSLGIALRRWRLLHHIKQSHAAELFGVNQSTISRWEAGTQAMEPTERTRVESLLAARLDAAADHALARLVNESPRPVHLICDLTHRLLACSPSRAAEFTVPLSELLGRSLWRYSTAEIALKESALDTLGWRETLAPSSVEFPSGTNTSPIIPIRASLCRWTRMTLSDGTAARLVETL